The following coding sequences are from one Capsicum annuum cultivar UCD-10X-F1 chromosome 3, UCD10Xv1.1, whole genome shotgun sequence window:
- the LOC107865509 gene encoding cilia- and flagella-associated protein 251-like has product MKDTFIDGLKAHLDGVTVITSSKDGEDGDDDRDLGGNVVSRHVTQGAGMSKPRASGKTPMIENLEERLFRMEESIKDIVDFVKEERLIRTEKEKQKKRDEDEGDEEKEEEKNKKAIGEEENIADGSAGVEKKDHDKGRQDREDKNEKSICEEENNEGDGEEAEREKCRRSRERRRKK; this is encoded by the exons ATGAAGGACACATTCATCGATGGCTTGAAGGCCCATCTGGATGGTGTGACTGTCATCACCTCATCGAAGGATGGTGAGGATGGGGATGATGACCGGGATTTGGGTGGAAATGTTGTTTCAAGGCATGTCACTCAGGGTGCGGGGATGAGTAAGCCGAGAGCATCAGGAAAGACACCGATGATTGAAAATCTGGAAGAGCGCTTGTTTAGGATGGAGGAGTCGATCAAGGACATCGTTGATTTTGTGAAAGAGGAGAGGCTGATTAGAACAGAAAAGGAGAAgcaaaagaagagagatgaagatGAAG GCgatgaagagaaagaagaagaaaaaaataaaaaagctattGGTGAAGAAGAAAACATAGCTGATGGATCAGCTGGTGTGGAGAAGAAGGATCATGACAAAGGCAGGCAGGATAGagaagataaaaatgagaaaagtatttgtgaagaagaaaacaatgaaGGAGATGGAGAGGAAGCAGAAAGAGAAAAATGCAGGAGAAGtagagaaagaagaaggaaaaaatga
- the LOC124896608 gene encoding uncharacterized protein LOC124896608 — MTTNIVEFLNSILHDEREYLVAAIFNSIAHRFGEIFRKRYAEVDNSKTIFVPVAKTILRENMTEGDKLYMNNINGSIDEFTMLGYERSAKVNLSRRSCSCRKYDLVKLPCANAMATLRLKHGDEYGTSIYNNCSQIYLKESYLLVYLEPIYAVPLESEWSVAREYLKMQILLPNFNPKLRRRKVKHVKGVLEPSRYKKRNKCSKCKRSGHKRITYNLNVG; from the coding sequence ATGACCACAAACATCGTCGAGTTTCTCAACTCAATATTGCACGACGAAAGAGAGTATCTAGTGGCGGCCATCTTCAATTCAATtgcacataggtttggagaaatatttaggAAGAGGTATGCGGAGGTGGACAATTCAAAGACAATATTTGTTCCCGTAGCCAAGACGATCTTAAGGGAAAACATGACCGAGGGTGACAAATTATATATGAACAACATAAACGGAAGCATCGATGAATTCACCATGCTTGGTTATGAGCGTTCCGCCAAAGTTAATCTTTCGAGACGGTCATGTTCTTGTAGAAAGTACGACTTGGTGAAATTGCCATGCGCTAATGCTATGGCAACATTGCGTTTGAAGCACGGGGACGAATATGGTACTAGCATTTACAACAATTGTTCGCAAATATATTTGAAAGAATCATACCTCCTTGTATATTTAGAACCTATTTATGCAGTACCACTGGAGTCGGAATGGAGTGTGGCGCGAGAGTATCTAAAAATGCAAATTCTTCTACCGAATTTCAATCCCAAACTCAGAAGGAGGAAGGTGAAACACGTTAAGGGTGTGTTGGAGCCTTCAAGGTACAAgaaaagaaacaagtgctccaagTGTAAAAGGTCGGGACATAAGAGAATAACATACAACCTTAACGTAGGATAA